From Neomonachus schauinslandi unplaced genomic scaffold, ASM220157v2 HiC_scaffold_779, whole genome shotgun sequence:
CCGAGTACAGGCAAGGAGGTCAGTCTGCCCCTTACTCCTCCTCTACACCTCTTCTGCTAGTCCTCCTGGCAGGAGCCTGGACATGAGGTCCAGCCTGTCCCTGGCTGCAGCCCTGGTTGGAGTagaggggtgggaaggagccCAGGAAGGAGGGAGCCCACCACCAGGGTGCCCGAGCATTGGGTGTACTTAGTGTTGCTCAGAACCCTCCTGGGTGCTCAGTGATTTCACCCCTTTTTATACACAAGCAGTGATCTCAAAGATCAAGGTCACTCAGCTCTGAGTGGCCAAGTCCAGCTGTGAACATGAACGGGGGACTCAGGGTCATTGCTCTTCACCCTCACTGAGCCCTGCACTGACCATGACAGGCCTTATCCTGGGTTGGGACTCCCCCAGCCAGGCCGCCCCCTGTGCCCCAGCTCAACCTGCCAAAGTCGGGGCCACAGACCCCATTTTCAATGAGGCTCTTAGCAGCCACCACACGAGTGTGCCAGTCACAGGGCTGTGACATGGCCCTGCTGTGGGTTTGAACCCAGATCAATCTGACCCAAAGCCTAAGCTTACAGGGGAGCCCAAGGAAGTAGCCTCTGAGCCCAGGCTTGGAGGGGAGGCTGTCCTGGGTGGGGGCCATGTGAAGGGCAGTGGCTGCAGGGGTCTCTGAGGGGCAAAGGTTTGGTGGgctccctgggggaggaaggccCTAGGGAGGCTCGAGTAGGGTGAGGGGTGCACACTGGGGAGCATTTCTAGACCAGATCATGCAGGGCTCTCTGGATGTTGGGCAAGGAGTCGGGGTCGCTGCAAGTTGGGGGGCCCGGGGGACACAATCCGGGCAGTCTTACCAGAGCCACAGCATCCTAGATTTAGAAGGAGCTTGGTGGGCATGTTATTGCCCCCACTCAAGCATGGAACCCCAAAACCAACTAGGAATGAGCAGGCTGTCTGTTTAGTCCTGCGTAATGGGGGCTATGGAGGTCATCTGCCTCCTTTCGGGGTGGGGCAGGCTGCTTGGAGGTTCCAGACCTAGCCACGTCCCAAAGTGGCGGCCCAAGAGGAGTTCCAGCCATAATCTTGTTTGATCCTCACCCCAGGGCCTCGGATGAACCGTCCAACATCCCACAGGTGCTAGGACAGACTCTTAACCCCGTGTTCTCTCAGCTGTCACCCCTCACGTAATTGTTCAGTATTTACAGAGGGCCTCCTGGGTTTCATATACAGGGGGAACCCGGGCCAGCCATGGTCTGTCCCGTCTTGGAGTTTACCAACTGGGCAAGGGGTGGAGATGGGCAGACATTGTAAATGGCACAGGGATGAGGAGGGTTGGTGGGAACACTGAAAGGTACCCACTTTGGAGCGGGGCACAAAtcaaggcaggcttcctggaggtgacGTCAGGCGTGAGTCCCCAGAAATTGGCTGGGTGATAGGACAAACAGACCTGACTGGTGGACAGTGTGAGTAGAAGTGTGGCCGAGCGATGATGTGGGACTGTCACGTGTGGGGAGGAGGCAGTTGGCAAGGGAGAGGAAGCTTAAGTGTCAGGGGCCTCCACTGCAGACATTTCGTATTTGTGATTTTGTCTATTTCTTAAAGAAGTACCTTTGCAATTTAGAAAACCTCGGAGCCCCCAAAACCGATGGGCCCTGTCACCAGTGGTGCCTGTGGCTCAGATCTGATCCCGTCAGACAGGGGCCGAGAGCTGCTGGGACTGTCTCTGGGCCTTCCCCCATCCATCTGCTGGGTCAGGCCCCGGCCCCCTCCACCACTCCCAATCCCCACCAGgctcctttcctcttcccacccATGCAGCAGCTCTGGCTCCAAGCCCTCAGCTCTGTTTTGGAAAGTAGCTTGGACCCTGGTTTGGTTCCAGGAGTTGGGTCCTGTCACTCCCTCAACTCGGTGTCTGAGGGCTGTGTCCTGCGATGGGGACCAGGATCAGCCATATTCCTTGGGGATTTGGGCCCAGGCTGAGAAGGGAAATCAGCTGGGTCCAggagaggctgggctgggagTGAGGCAGGGGTTCCTTTCTCCCCTGCAAGCCTGCTGCTGCCGCCTGGGCCTTGGGGCCACCTCCCCCCGGAGGCCTTCTCTGGTCTCCACGCCAGggggcctctccctgccccaaggtagaagctccttgaaggcaagtCCTGCTTCTTCAACACAACTGGCATCACAGGGCAGGTCCTGATGCTCTGGGAAGGTGCCCCCCACTGGGACACACGGGCTGTGGGCCCACCCttgcccctctgcctggaagcacCCCAGCACCTCTCCCTGACTTGCCCTCCCCAGCCCAAGCTCTCTCCTCTGCTCACTCGGTCTGCTCAGAGTCTGGCAGTCTGTCCTTGCTCGCTGGCCAGACCACAGGCTACAGGAGGAGTGGGCTTTGGGCTGACCCCCAGCTTTGCCAGGGGTGGCCTAGTGGGTAGGTGCGTATTCCTCCCAACGTGGCCAGGGCGTACCCTCTGTGTCCTCTTGGCAAAGGAGCTGCTGCCCCCAGAGGACTGAACACTGGGCCACCAAACCCTGAATGCACCCCATCTCTGTCCTGCCAGGCAGACAACCACGGgatgtcgggggggggggggggctctgaaGCCACTCTGGGGCCACCCACTGACGCTGCCCTCCCCGGCCCTCTAATTCCGGGCCTGTGCCACAGCCTCGGCGCCCCACACCCGCCGGTGGCCTCACAGGGCCGAGGCTGCCCCTGGTTTCAGGAGCACGGGCAGACACCTGCGTGACGGGCTCAGGGCCCCAGAGGCCACCCGGTGGCCAGCTGATGGGCTCTGCTCCCCTCGATCGTGGAGAGTATGGCATGCGGAGAGCACGTGCTCACGtcgcccctcccccaggagggcGGGGACCAAATCCTGTTTGCTGCGGCGGTCAGCTTTAGTCCAGATTTTCTGGACAACTGGACCCGCCCTCCTCCACCGCACAAGCGGACTGTATGTGAAATCCAGGCTGCCTGGATCCCCTGTGGCTGGCCGGACGGACCCTCAGATGTGCAGGTGAAAACACCCTGGTTAGGGCTTAGCACatgccagcttttttttttttaaagacttatttattttagagtgagcgtgcatgtgtgcgtgcacgcgcatggctggggggaggggcagagggagagagaaccttgagcagattccctgctgagcggggagcccaggggggggggggggggggggctctatctcaggaccctgagatcatgacctgagctaaaaccaagagtcagccgctcaactgaccgagccacccagacgccccccacGCCACCTTTGTTAAAAGCTGCCCNNNNNNNNNNNNNNNNNNNNNNNNNNNNNNNNNNNNNNNNNNNNNNNNNNNNNNNNNNNNNNNNNNNNNNNNNNNNNNNNNNNNNNNNNNNNNNNNNNNNGCCCCCCACGCCACCTTTGTTAAAAGCTGCCCAAGCCCTCTTACAAAGGAGGTGGCTGGTGGCAGGGAGTGTGGCCCACCGTGGGGTACGGGCTAggcttgacacagagagagccagGCCTGTTCCACTGCCAAGGTTCCCTCCAGGGCCGAGCCGGGGGGTTGGCTCTGTATGGCTGGGGGACATCAGAGTACCCAGGACCCCCGGCAGCCAGAGAAGAGGGTTCTGGGCTGCCTTTCACACCAGGGGCTTCGAAGTACAACTTTAAGGGCAATAGGCAACAGAaggggggcagaggtggggtcTCAGGTGTGGAGGAgggctgactccagagcctgcccCGAAGGCACGTCTGCTGGGGAGCGCCTGCCAGGCCCTGTCTGCTtcacctctgcctcccctcttccTGGCTGACTGTTCTAAGGCTGTGTGATCTTTGTGTTCTCCTCATGTGGGCGCAGccctttacagtttacaaaggcTTTGCGGCCTCCATTTTCCGGTTGAATTCTGCTAACAGCCTGAGGTAAGCAGGGCTGGACTGGTTCCACCTGAGGCCCGAGAAGGGAGGCACTGGGGCGAGCTGGCTGCGGGGCTGGGGAACCCCATCCACGGCAGCCCTGGCTCCACCATCAGCTCCTCAGCCAGCCAGTGGCCTTGTCCAGCGTTGAGAAGCGGATCAGCTTCAGGCGGGGCGGCTGGGGCTTCCTGTCATCCCAGAGGTACTCAGGGGACAGCACTTTGGAGGGCTTGTGCGAGAGGAAGCGACGGTTCAGGTGGCTCTCCTCCTGCCAGGCTGCCATGATGCCATTGGCCTTGTCTGCCAGGATGGCCATGTGGCAGCCCCTGGTAAACTCGTACACCCTGGCCACCCGCCCCCCAAAGACGGCCCCACCATAATAGAAGTCCCCCTCGCTGTCTGCCACGAAGGCGGTGGAAACACGCCTGCGCTCATAGGGGAACTGCTGGCGAGGTACAGCATAGTAGCCTGGGTGAATGGCAGCCACCAGGTCCCCCAAGGTCTCGGGGCCCCACGGGTTCCGGAACACCATGTCCACATCGAGGCAGAAGAGGTAATCCACCTCCCGGTGCGCAGTCTCAGCGATGTGCCAGCTGATGGTCTCCATCCGGCGCGTGGAGATCTCCTCCCAGCGGGAGTGCTTCTGGATGGGGATGGTGCTGAGGCTGCGGCCGGGGCCCAGCGGGACCCGAGGAACGGCCGCAGGGTCATTAGTGAAGACATAGTACCGCACCCGATAACCCTGCATGAAGAACCGCTCGGCCGACTCCAGGAAGTGCTGGATGAACTGGGTGTAcctggcagggaggagggtgggggaatgaCCTCATCGACCTCGCTCGGGGTCCCCACTACGGGCTGGCCCCTAgcaggcctggggcctgggctcGGCCAGGCTGGGGTCCACCTCCCAGCTCCTCACTTTGAGATGCCACTCAGGTCTGAAACCTCGGGGTCCTCCTCTGTCACACCCCCACAATCACAGTATACCAGCCTCTTCCTTCATAGGAAGGATGCTTAACAGGGATTCTTAAATTCGCACACGGAGCTAACTTTTAGTGAGCACTTAACTAGGTGCCAGGCAGTGTTTTAAGGGATTCTTAGCTCCTTGCAGCCTCATAAACTCCCTAAAGGCAGGCACCACATCcccattttaaagtttattgatttttttttagtaatctctacacccaatgtggggctcgaacccatgactcccaagatcaagagtcgcacacttcactgactgagccagccacgcgcCCTCCTCATAATCCCCATTTTAGAGGcagagacactgaggctcagagagaggaaaGTGACCACATGGCAGGCTAAGTGGCTGCATCATGGTGAGGTGAGTGGTGCTGGGGGCTGTGGGGCTTGGGGCCCAGCTGGAGGAAACTGCAGGCCCGCACCCCACCTCCAGCTCAAAGCCGATGGAACCTGACCCAGGCGGGCCACCCATCATCTGGCCAGCACTTGCGGTATTGGGGCTCCACCGTGGCTTCTCCCtcaggagtcccagaaagagatgCAGGGGGAGGCTGCCAGGCCTCCTCAAGGCAAGGCTaggtggggtgagggagaggagaggaaagcaggAGATATCCAGAGAGTAGGCAGGCCcagactggggagaggggagagggtcctGAGGGCGGAGTTTGACCTGCCTGTGGCCCGACCATGGACCCCCAGTTATGTGAGGTGGTCTTGAGTGTTTCCAGTCCTTCATGCCTGCCTGCACTGTTCCAGGGGAACAGAGAGGGGTGAGGAGGCCAAGGGGGGTGTCCTCACAAAGGctcctgctgctccccttccAGGGCCAgatcccctcctccaggaagccctcccatcATCACCCTCCCTACCTTCCCACATGCATAGCACCTGGTTCAGGGCTTTCCTGGCATCCAGGCAGGGTCCCATGTCCAGGTCTTGTCCCTTCCCAGACTGTAAGCTCCTATGGCTCAGTgacatccccccacccagcccattACTCACTTCCCCACGGCAAACACCGTAACCCCGATGGTCAGGTTCAGCGGCTGGTAGATGTGTTGCAGAAGCTCAGGGTTGAAGGTTCCCTCAGAGACGATGGGCGCCAACCAGGGTGTAAGCGTCAGCAGCTCAGTAGGCCTAGCAGCAGGGCAGGCCATGGGGGGTGAGGCCCTTTCCTTGGGAAAGCCGCAGCCTcatcctggccctgcctcccatgttgtgtgacctggggcagctTCATccctgtctctgggcctcagtatcCTATGGGAAGTGGGGATAAAAATAGCTCCTCCCCGGCATGGTCGAGAGGACCAGGAGTGATGCACATCCAGTGTGTAAGGGAGCCTAGCACTTCAGGTGCCTGCTAAGTGCCTAATACATGAGGGGTAGCAATATCAGCAGGAACCCCggattgagcacctgctatgcagctgtgcccccccttttttaagtaggctccatgcccagcatagagcccaacgtggggcttgaactcaagaccctgagatcaagagtcggactctcaactgaactgagccactcaggtacccggAGCTGTGCCTTTTGCAAACAACGTCTCATCTAGTCCTCCATCCAACCTGCTATGAAGGGGGTATTCTTATCCACCCATACAGAAATAGCTCAGAGCAGTTCGGTAACctgcccaaagttacacagctagtgACAGAAAGGGACTGGAACCCAGGTCCCAGACTAGCTGGACCTCAAGGCCACCTGACATCCCCACCACCCCAGCTTATAAATCGGAGCTCTGCACCTGCCCGCCCCCCGCCGTGCCCCCCTTCCTCCCGCCAATCTCTCCATTCTGCACCCAGACCCTACCCAACACCCACCTCTGCTCCAGCAGCTTGGGCTGAGGGTACAGTGACCTGTAACCAAGAAGGGCCAGTGGTGAGGGgaggcagcccccagcccccggggCCACAAAGGGGGAGATGGCAGTCTGCTTACCATGTCACCGGCTGGAACGGCTTCTCCCCCTTATACTGCAGTTTCATGTTGCTGGTGGCAGAGGCGAGAGAGAGGTGTTAGTGCTAGGGCGGGGGCAGAGCTACTCAGAGCGGGAAGGACAGAGTGGAGAAGAAGCAAACACCCCCATGGGGCAGGCACCATGCCAGGTTCCAGGCAGACTCCCTGGAGCCTTCCCCACTGCTCTGCCCATCCTGCAGGGGCTGGGCTCCTGCAGAAGCAGTCTGTCCGGGGTTACTGAGTGGCACAGCGGCAATCGGTACCCAGTGTCACCTGTCTCCAAAGCTGATGCTCTTTCAAGCATGTCACTCTGTAGGGCCCTGGCAGTGGGTAGAAGTTTTGAGAAGCTGCAAAGACCCGGTGATCCCAGTTCTGCCGCCTTCTCGTCTGGGGACCTGAGGTGAGTCACCTGAGCCCACGGTGATGGTCACTTGCAGGACCCAGTTACACAAACAGCAATCAAGGTATTGCTTCGATGGTATTTGGTGGATGTAATTAACATCTACACCAGCTGCCCTTAGGTAAAGATGATCCTGCCGGGCCTGGGTGGGCTTGATAGAATCTGGTGGAAAGGCTCGAAGAGCAGAACTGAGGTTTCTGTGAAGACATTCTGCCAGTGTCAGCGCCGGCCCTAGCTCCAGCCTGCCCTTCCCGGGCCTGCTCCCCGGATTCCAGACCTGCTCAGCTCCATCAGTCAATCtacctttctccctccctcctccgtTCTGTGTCTATCGTGGAATCCTGACTCATGCCCCCacgcttcctcatctgtaaaatgggtaacaATCCCTCACCCTTAGAGCTGCCCTGAGAATCAAGGTGTGcgtccatgcccagcacagagcaaacACTCGTCAAGACCATCTTGTCCCTTTCTTGGCAGGCAGCCTGCCTGTGTGGCCAGCCTCCACTAGCTTCAGCTGAGGGCAGCTTGGGTGGAGAAGCAAAAAGGAGGGCCCTGCAGGTTTGCATAGAGCCTCTGGCTTGGCCACCAGCGGGCTGGAAGGACCTGGGGCCAGACATTTGACTCCTCGGGCTTGAAAGTCCTCCCAATGACATCCTTCCCCAGAGAGtggaagtgaggcccagagaaggcagaGGCTGCCCGAGGCCACCCAGGGAATGCAGCAGCTGC
This genomic window contains:
- the GBGT1 gene encoding globoside alpha-1,3-N-acetylgalactosaminyltransferase 1, with the translated sequence MRCRRLALGLGFCLLLGMALCFLWMYVENWLPFSYVPYYLPCPEIFNMKLQYKGEKPFQPVTWSLYPQPKLLEQRPTELLTLTPWLAPIVSEGTFNPELLQHIYQPLNLTIGVTVFAVGKYTQFIQHFLESAERFFMQGYRVRYYVFTNDPAAVPRVPLGPGRSLSTIPIQKHSRWEEISTRRMETISWHIAETAHREVDYLFCLDVDMVFRNPWGPETLGDLVAAIHPGYYAVPRQQFPYERRRVSTAFVADSEGDFYYGGAVFGGRVARVYEFTRGCHMAILADKANGIMAAWQEESHLNRRFLSHKPSKVLSPEYLWDDRKPQPPRLKLIRFSTLDKATGWLRS